One Phalacrocorax aristotelis chromosome 11, bGulAri2.1, whole genome shotgun sequence DNA segment encodes these proteins:
- the MMGT1 gene encoding LOW QUALITY PROTEIN: ER membrane protein complex subunit 5 (The sequence of the model RefSeq protein was modified relative to this genomic sequence to represent the inferred CDS: deleted 2 bases in 1 codon), whose protein sequence is MAPRSAFSREGTGLPGGAVARSSLRCVSPPCSGDTPEPRGPPRPLGLFFLSMVSLPRGKAAARPRPCRASHAPSRARGGTAPFVTPSAGAGGRRAPLAAAAAGGAAAMAAASVWKGLVGLGLFALAHAAFSAAQHRSYMRLTEKEDETLPIDIVLQTLLAFAVTCYGIVHIAGEFKDMDATSELKNKTFDTLRNHPSFYVFNHRGRVLFQSPDTVNSSSNQDALSSSSSLKFRKLEPLRR, encoded by the exons ATGGCCCCACGCTCCGCTTTCAGCCGGGAGGGAACCGGCCTGCCCGGAGGGGCGGTGGCTCGCTCCTCCCTCCgctgtgtgtcccccccatGCTCCGGGGACACGCCCGAGCCCCGGGGTCCGCCCCGACCCCTAGGACTCTTTTTTTTGTCAATGGTCTCGCTCCCGCGTGGGAAAGCGGCGGCGCGGCCACGC CCCTGCCGTGCAAGCCACGCCCCATCCCGGGCGCGGGGTGGTACCGCCCCTTTCGTGACGCCATCAGCGGgcgccggggggcggcgggcgcccctggcggcggcggcagcggggggagcggcggccATGGCGGCCGCCTCGGTGTGGAAGGGGCTGGTGGGGCTCGGCCTCTTCGCCCTGGCCCACGCCGCCTTCTCGGCGGCGCAGC ATCGATCTTACATGAGATTGACAGAAAAGGAGGACGAAACGTTGCCCATAGAT ATAGTTCTTCAGACTCTGTTAGCCTTTGCAGTTACCTGCTATGGGATAGTACATATTGCAGGAGAATTTAAAGATATGGATGCCACTTCAGAACTAAAAAATaa gacGTTTGACACATTAAGGAACCATCCgtctttttatgtatttaatcaTCGTGGTAGAGTATTGTTCCAGTCCCCAGACACAGTGAATTCTTCTTCAAACCAAGATGCTTTGTCATCCAGCTCGTCACTGAAATTTCGAAAACTTGAACCTCTGCGCCGCTAA